In Nitrospinaceae bacterium, a single window of DNA contains:
- a CDS encoding glucose 1-dehydrogenase: protein MNDFTGKVALVTGASRLIGSSLARTLGKRGASVVVNYFSGKERAERVAEQVEASGGRALIQGADIRDRGAVREMVDRAVETFGGIDILINNARHLHPKKPFLELDWKEDMCSQLDVHLGGAFNCCQEVIPHMKNRGGGAIVNLLSTAFRRASPQFHAYGPAKAALRNFTMNLAAEFGPLGIRVNSVTPGTTGSQEYPSRNRTAEELEARRLQIPLRRISTPEDVAEAVVFLCSNAASHITGADLPVNGGAAITL, encoded by the coding sequence ATGAACGACTTCACGGGAAAGGTGGCCTTGGTAACAGGGGCAAGCCGCCTAATCGGCTCCTCCCTGGCCCGGACCCTAGGCAAGCGGGGTGCAAGCGTTGTAGTTAATTATTTCTCGGGTAAAGAGCGGGCCGAGCGCGTCGCGGAGCAGGTGGAGGCCTCTGGCGGAAGGGCCCTAATCCAGGGCGCTGACATACGGGACCGAGGGGCTGTGCGGGAAATGGTAGATCGAGCGGTCGAAACTTTCGGTGGCATCGACATCCTCATCAACAATGCACGCCATCTTCACCCCAAAAAACCCTTTCTTGAGCTGGATTGGAAGGAAGATATGTGCTCGCAACTCGATGTACACCTCGGCGGCGCCTTCAACTGCTGCCAGGAGGTTATCCCCCACATGAAAAACCGGGGCGGCGGCGCAATCGTCAATTTACTAAGCACGGCATTCCGGCGGGCGAGCCCTCAATTCCACGCCTACGGGCCAGCCAAAGCGGCGCTCCGAAACTTCACGATGAATTTAGCCGCTGAGTTTGGGCCACTCGGAATTCGCGTGAACTCCGTTACGCCCGGCACAACAGGCTCCCAGGAATACCCCAGTCGCAACCGCACAGCAGAGGAGCTCGAGGCGCGGAGGCTGCAGATTCCCCTGCGCCGCATCTCCACCCCGGAAGATGTGGCAGAGGCAGTGGTTTTTCTCTGCTCGAATGCGGCTAGCCACATCACGGGAGCCGATCTTCCGGTGAACGGAGGCGCGGCAATTACGCTGTAG